The genomic region TTCGGTCAGCCTCAAGCTGGATCAAAAAGCCCTCGAACACATGCATCGCCACAAGACCGGCGCGCTGATTGAAGCCGCTGTGCACCTGGGCGCCTTGGCCAGTGGCCGTGCCCAAGCCGCGCAGTTGGCGGCCCTGCAAACCTATTCCCGGGCTATCGGCCTGGCGTTCCAGGTACAGGACGACATTCTCGACGTAGAAAGTGACACGGCGACCCTGGGCAAGCGCCAAGGCGCCGATATTGCACGGGACAAGCCGACATACCCTGCGTTGCTTGGGCTGGAAGCCGCCAAGGCATATGCCATTGAACTGCGTGACCAGGCCCTGGATGCCCTGCGACCTTTCGACGCGGCGGCCGAGCCCCTGCGGGACCTGGCGCGGTATATCGTCGAGCGTCGCCACTGACAACCCCGGCCATTTGCGCCGCATATCGGCCAAGTTCGGCGCTCTGCGTGGGCAGTTTGCACGGCTTGAGGTAAACTGCCGCCTCTTCTATACCTATAACGATTCGCCTGATGCCCACGACGTTTCAAGAGATTCCCCGCAAACGCCCGTCCACGCCCTTGCTCGACCGCGCTGCCACGCCGGACGGCCTGCGTCGACTGGGTGAAGCCGAGCTGGAAACCCTGGCCGATGAGTTGCGCCTGGAATTGCTCTACACGGTCGGCCAGACCGGTGGGCATTTCGGTGCCGGGCTGGGCGTGATCGAGCTGACCATCGCCCTGCATTACGTGTTCGACACCCCGGATGACCGGCTGGTGTGGGACGTGGGCCATCAGGCGTATCCGCACAAGATTCTCACCGGCCGGCGCGAGCGCATGGCCAGCCTGCGCCAGAAGGACGGCCTGGCCGCCTTCCCGCGACGTTCGGAGAGCGAGTACGACACCTTTGGCGTTGGCCACTCCAGCACCTCCATCAGTGCAGCGCTGGGCATGGCGATTGCCGCCCGCCTGCAAGGCAGCGAGCGCAAAGCCATTGCCGTGATCGGCGATGGTGCGCTGACCGCCGGCATGGCCTTTGAAGCGCTCAACCACGCGCCGGAAGTGGACGCCAACATGTTGGTGATCCTCAACGACAACGACATGTCGATCTCGCGCAATGTCGGGGGGCTGTCCAATTACCTGGCGAAGATCCTTTCCAGCCGCACCTACGCCAGCATGCGCGAAGGCAGCAAGAAAGTGCTCTCGCGCCTGCCTGGCGCGTGGGAAATTGCCCGTCGTACCGAAGAATACGCCAAGGGCATGCTGGTGCCCGGCACCCTGTTCGAAGAGCTGGGCTGGAACTACATCGGCCCTATCGACGGCCACGACCTGCCGACCCTGATCGCCACCTTGCGTAACATGCGTGACCTCAAGGGCCCGCAGTTCCTGCATATCGTCACCAAAAAAGGCAAAGGCTTCGCCCCGGCGGAAGTCGACCCGATTGGCTACCACGCGATCACCAAGCTTGAGCCCCTGGACGCCCCCGCCGCTGCGCCTAAAAAAGCCAGCGGGCCGAAGTATTCCGGTGTGTTCGGCGAATGGCTGTGCGACATGGCCGCCGCCGACCCGCGCCTGGTGGGCATCACCCCGGCGATGAAGGAAGGCTCCGACCTGGTGGCGTTCAGCGAGCGTTTCCCGCTGCGTTACTTCGACGTGGCGATTGCCGAGCAGCACGCCGTCACCTTCGCCGCCGGCATGGCCTGCGAGGGCGCCAAGCCGGTGGTGGCGATCTACTCCACCTTCCTGCAGCGCGGTTATGACCAGCTTGTTCACGATGTGGCGGTGCAGAACCTCGATGTGCTGTTCGCCATCGACCGCGCCGGCCTGGTGGGCGAAGACGGCCCGACCCATGCCGGTAGTTTCGACCTGTCCTACCTGCGCTGCATCCCCGGCATGCTGGTGATGACGCCGAGCGACGAGAACGAACTGCGCAAGATGCTCAGCACCGGCCACCTGTACAACGGCCCGGCCGCCGTACGTTACCCGCGGGGCAATGGCCCGAACGCGATGATCGAGAAAGACCTGGAACCGATTGAGATCGGTAAAGGCATCGTGCGCC from Pseudomonas synxantha harbors:
- the dxs gene encoding 1-deoxy-D-xylulose-5-phosphate synthase — encoded protein: MPTTFQEIPRKRPSTPLLDRAATPDGLRRLGEAELETLADELRLELLYTVGQTGGHFGAGLGVIELTIALHYVFDTPDDRLVWDVGHQAYPHKILTGRRERMASLRQKDGLAAFPRRSESEYDTFGVGHSSTSISAALGMAIAARLQGSERKAIAVIGDGALTAGMAFEALNHAPEVDANMLVILNDNDMSISRNVGGLSNYLAKILSSRTYASMREGSKKVLSRLPGAWEIARRTEEYAKGMLVPGTLFEELGWNYIGPIDGHDLPTLIATLRNMRDLKGPQFLHIVTKKGKGFAPAEVDPIGYHAITKLEPLDAPAAAPKKASGPKYSGVFGEWLCDMAAADPRLVGITPAMKEGSDLVAFSERFPLRYFDVAIAEQHAVTFAAGMACEGAKPVVAIYSTFLQRGYDQLVHDVAVQNLDVLFAIDRAGLVGEDGPTHAGSFDLSYLRCIPGMLVMTPSDENELRKMLSTGHLYNGPAAVRYPRGNGPNAMIEKDLEPIEIGKGIVRRQGSKTAFLVFGVQLAEALKVAEKIDATVVDMRFVKPLDEALVREIAANHELLVTVEENAIMGGAGAAVSEFLARENILKSVLHLGLPDLYVEHAKPAQMLAECGLDEAGIEASVRERMAMLAL